A genomic segment from Syngnathus scovelli strain Florida chromosome 3, RoL_Ssco_1.2, whole genome shotgun sequence encodes:
- the mapkapk5 gene encoding MAP kinase-activated protein kinase 5 isoform X1 — translation MEDEGPRIPYPKKGSVKGMDFVSTTTEVSPNHHRQPSYLWTEASILEEYNINWTQKLGAGISGPVRVCLKKSTQERLALKILIDRPKARNEVRLHMMCANHSNIVQILEVYANSVQFPHESSPRARLLIVMEMMEGGELFHRISQHRHFTEKMASEVTKQISQALEHCHSLNIAHRDLKPENLLFKDNSLDAPVKLCDFGFAKIDQGDLMTPQFTPYYVAPQVLEAQRRHQKEKSGIIPTSPTPYTYNKSCDLWSLGVIIYVMLCGYPPFYSKHHSRTIPKDMRKKIMMGSFDFPEDEWSQISEMAKDIVRKLLKVKPEERLTIEGVLAHPWLNCTEALDNVLPSAQMMMDKAVVAGIQQAHAEQLANMRIQDLNISLKPLNSVNNPILRKRKLLGPKPSDAFFIHDPENGGEDSNVALEKLRDVIAQCILPQAGENEDEKLNVVMFEAWRFNRDCKLLRDGLQGLSWDGRAFCDKVDRLKLAEIVKQAIEERTNVEESH, via the exons ATGGAAGATGAAGGGCCACGTATCCCTTATCCCAAAAAGGGCAGTGTGAAAGGAATGGACTTTGTCAGCACCACCACTGAAGTGAGTCCGAACCACCACAGACAGCCATCTTACCTCTGGACC GAGGCGTCCATTCTCGAGGAATACAACATAAATTGGACGCAAAAGCTTGGCGCTGGCATCAGTGGACCTGTCAG AGTATGTTTGAAGAAGTCAACACAAGAGCGGTTGGCCCTGAAGATCCTCATCGATCGCCCCAAGGCCAGAAATGAG GTGCGACTCCACATGATGTGCGCCAACCACTCAAACATTGTGCAAATCTTGGAAGTGTACGCCAACAGTGTCCAGTTCCCACACGAGTCCAGCCCGAG AGCCAGGCTCCTGATCGTCATGGAGATGATGGAAGGTGGCGAACTGTTCCACAGAATCAGTCAGCACAGGCACTTTACAGAAAAGATGGCGAGCGAGGTCACAAAGCAG ATCAGTCAAGCCTTGGAACACTGTCACTCCTTAAATATTGCACATCGAGACCTGAAGCCAGAGAATCTGCTCTTCAAGGATAATTCTCTG GATGCTCCCGTGAAGCTGTGTGATTTCGGCTTTGCCAAAATAGATCAGGGGGACTTGATGACACCCCAGTTCACTCCCTACTATGTAGCACCTCAG GTACTTGAGGCTCAAAGAAGGCACCAGAAGGAAAAGTCTGGAATCATACCTACCTCACCCACTCCTTACACCTACAACAAG AGCTGTGACTTGTGGTCTCTGGGCGTCATCATCTACGTGATGCTGTGCGGCTATCCTCCGTTTTACTCCAAGCATCACAGCCGCACCATTCCCAAGGACATGAGGAAGAAGATCATGATGGGCAGCTTTGACTTCCCCGAAGACGAGTGGAGTCAGATCTCGGAGATGGCAAAGGACATTGTGCGCAA GCTGCTGAAGGTGAAGCCGGAGGAGAGGCTGACCATCGAGGGAGTCTTGGCTCACCCGTGGCTCAACTGCACCGAGGCCCTGGACAATGTGCTGCCGTCGGCTCAGATGATGATGGACAAG GCGGTGGTTGCGGGCATCCAGCAGGCCCATGCGGAGCAGTTGGCCAACATGAGGATTCAGGATCTGAACATCAGCCTGAAGCCGCTCAACTCCGTTAACAACCCAATCCTCAGGAAGAGGAAACTACTCGG CCCCAAGCCAAGTGACGCTTTCTTCATTCACGACCCAGAGAACGGAGGCGAGGACTCTAATGTAGCGCTGGAGAAACTACGTGATGTCATTGCACAGTGTATTCTTCCACAGGCCG GAGAGAACGAGGACGAGAAGCTGAACGTGGTGATGTTTGAAGCTTGGCGGTTCAACAGGGACTGTAAACTGCTGCGAGACGGCCTGCAAGGACTCAGCTGGGATG GTCGAGCATTCTGTGATAAGGTGGATCGCTTGAAGTTGGCGGAAATTGTTAAACAGGCCATTGAAGAGAGGACAAATGTGGAAGAGTCTCACTAG
- the mapkapk5 gene encoding MAP kinase-activated protein kinase 5 isoform X2: protein MSEDNSADNFIKEASILEEYNINWTQKLGAGISGPVRVCLKKSTQERLALKILIDRPKARNEVRLHMMCANHSNIVQILEVYANSVQFPHESSPRARLLIVMEMMEGGELFHRISQHRHFTEKMASEVTKQISQALEHCHSLNIAHRDLKPENLLFKDNSLDAPVKLCDFGFAKIDQGDLMTPQFTPYYVAPQVLEAQRRHQKEKSGIIPTSPTPYTYNKSCDLWSLGVIIYVMLCGYPPFYSKHHSRTIPKDMRKKIMMGSFDFPEDEWSQISEMAKDIVRKLLKVKPEERLTIEGVLAHPWLNCTEALDNVLPSAQMMMDKAVVAGIQQAHAEQLANMRIQDLNISLKPLNSVNNPILRKRKLLGPKPSDAFFIHDPENGGEDSNVALEKLRDVIAQCILPQAGENEDEKLNVVMFEAWRFNRDCKLLRDGLQGLSWDGRAFCDKVDRLKLAEIVKQAIEERTNVEESH from the exons ATGTCGGAAGATAACAGCGCGGATAACTTCATCAAG GAGGCGTCCATTCTCGAGGAATACAACATAAATTGGACGCAAAAGCTTGGCGCTGGCATCAGTGGACCTGTCAG AGTATGTTTGAAGAAGTCAACACAAGAGCGGTTGGCCCTGAAGATCCTCATCGATCGCCCCAAGGCCAGAAATGAG GTGCGACTCCACATGATGTGCGCCAACCACTCAAACATTGTGCAAATCTTGGAAGTGTACGCCAACAGTGTCCAGTTCCCACACGAGTCCAGCCCGAG AGCCAGGCTCCTGATCGTCATGGAGATGATGGAAGGTGGCGAACTGTTCCACAGAATCAGTCAGCACAGGCACTTTACAGAAAAGATGGCGAGCGAGGTCACAAAGCAG ATCAGTCAAGCCTTGGAACACTGTCACTCCTTAAATATTGCACATCGAGACCTGAAGCCAGAGAATCTGCTCTTCAAGGATAATTCTCTG GATGCTCCCGTGAAGCTGTGTGATTTCGGCTTTGCCAAAATAGATCAGGGGGACTTGATGACACCCCAGTTCACTCCCTACTATGTAGCACCTCAG GTACTTGAGGCTCAAAGAAGGCACCAGAAGGAAAAGTCTGGAATCATACCTACCTCACCCACTCCTTACACCTACAACAAG AGCTGTGACTTGTGGTCTCTGGGCGTCATCATCTACGTGATGCTGTGCGGCTATCCTCCGTTTTACTCCAAGCATCACAGCCGCACCATTCCCAAGGACATGAGGAAGAAGATCATGATGGGCAGCTTTGACTTCCCCGAAGACGAGTGGAGTCAGATCTCGGAGATGGCAAAGGACATTGTGCGCAA GCTGCTGAAGGTGAAGCCGGAGGAGAGGCTGACCATCGAGGGAGTCTTGGCTCACCCGTGGCTCAACTGCACCGAGGCCCTGGACAATGTGCTGCCGTCGGCTCAGATGATGATGGACAAG GCGGTGGTTGCGGGCATCCAGCAGGCCCATGCGGAGCAGTTGGCCAACATGAGGATTCAGGATCTGAACATCAGCCTGAAGCCGCTCAACTCCGTTAACAACCCAATCCTCAGGAAGAGGAAACTACTCGG CCCCAAGCCAAGTGACGCTTTCTTCATTCACGACCCAGAGAACGGAGGCGAGGACTCTAATGTAGCGCTGGAGAAACTACGTGATGTCATTGCACAGTGTATTCTTCCACAGGCCG GAGAGAACGAGGACGAGAAGCTGAACGTGGTGATGTTTGAAGCTTGGCGGTTCAACAGGGACTGTAAACTGCTGCGAGACGGCCTGCAAGGACTCAGCTGGGATG GTCGAGCATTCTGTGATAAGGTGGATCGCTTGAAGTTGGCGGAAATTGTTAAACAGGCCATTGAAGAGAGGACAAATGTGGAAGAGTCTCACTAG
- the ostf1 gene encoding osteoclast-stimulating factor 1, with amino-acid sequence MSKPPPKPAKPGQVKVFRAEFTFDPRTPDELYFEEGDILYISDTSDSNWWKGTCRGRTGLIPRNYVTEQAESIDHPMHEAAKRGNLSWMRECLENSVGINGLDKAGNTALYWGCHGGHKDVVELLLSQSSVELNQQNKLGDTALHAAAWKGYSDIVAMLLNKDARTDIRNNENKLALEMATNAQCASLLKRKLASTITRSHSNAEEYLDDEDSD; translated from the exons GTCAAGTCAAGGTGTTCCGAGCCGAGTTCACCTTTGACCCCAGAACG cctgatgAGCTTTACTTTGAAGAAGGAGACATCCTCTACATCTCTGACACG AGTGACAGTAACTGGTGGAAAGGAACATGCCGGGGGAGGACGGGCCTTATTCCGCGCAACTACG TGACGGAGCAGGCCGAGTCTATCGACCACCCAATGCACGAAGCGGCCAAACGAG GAAATCTTTCTTGGATGAGGGAATGTCTGGAGAACAGCGTGGGAATCAATGGCCTGGACAAGGCTGGCAACACTGCCCTCTACTGGGGATGTCACGGGGGACACAAAG ATGTAGTGGAGCTTCTGCTCAGCCAGTCCAGTGTGGAACTCAACCAGCAG AATAAGCTTGGGGACACTGCTCTGCACGCTGCCGCCTGGAAGGGTTATTCTGACATTGTGGCCATGTTGCTGAACAAGG ATGCGCGGACAGACATTCGGAATAATGAGAACAAGTTGGCCCTGGAGATGGCCACCAATGCGCAGTGTGCCTCGTTGCTCAAGAGGAAGCTGGCCAGCA CTATCACCCGCTCGCACAGCAACGCCGAGGAGTATTTGGATGATGAGGACTCGGACTGA